A segment of the Elaeis guineensis isolate ETL-2024a chromosome 6, EG11, whole genome shotgun sequence genome:
aatttcgtcgctaaaatttcgtcattaaaagtcaaatttcttatagtaaaattatgacattctattcaTAATTTggccataggatgtcataaagaaggaagggatattttcattatttaaaaattttataaattttcaatgataaaaatgtccttctctctttatgatctctaaaaaataattatgacttaatgtttacagaaagtcataagttgaccacagaatatcataatatgaccacaggaatatttttgtcattcaaaattttaaataaaaaaatagaactgtaGGTATTAAATGCGCTATTAAATGTGCGTTAGAAAATAATGACTATGTACTTCGAGATTGTTAGGTGGTGTACTTCGCATCACTTTTATTGCATCGCACTTGGTGCAcaaattttctctaaaaaaaaaaaaaggagaaaaacaaTAATGCAAAGGCCAAGACTCTATCCTCAATGCATTAAGCCAGCCAGAGTGCTTCCTTTGATTGCTTTATTGGATGATGACATGGTTCCATGATCCAAATGCATTGTATCTCTTCAACTGATCCTTCCATTACATATTTCAACTGATCCCTCCATTACATATTTTATTTGGCGCACTACAGCCTTCtctacaagaaaaggaaagaaaagacacCCAAGTGCTTGTGGACCATGAAGTTTTCAATTGCTCATTGCTAATTATACAAACGCATCCATAGTGCAACAATAAAACTCTTGTCTTATTTTTTCTTACATGCTGATGTACAGTACTAGCTGCTTGGGACAATTGCTAACACATCACCATAAAAACAACAAAACAACTACAAACAGTGGGCCAAAGTCTCAGCAACGCAGAACCCTCAGTTTTGACAAGGCCATAACAATAGTTACAAGCTTAGAAGGCATGAACAGTGGCCTCTTTTTTAAGCCCATTTTGACATGAAGGACATGCCGCCGGCACCGAGGAGCACGGCTGCGTAGGCCGCTAGCTGAAGCTTCACATTGCCCTGCAGCTTAGGCCCCATGAAATCAGCTGCAAGGAGATCGACCAACGCCGTGTAGTTGAGAAGCCCCGCCGAGCATGCATTCAATATTCCGACGACGATGAGAGCGGTCGGGCTGTTATCGCTGTAGACATTGGACAGGGCGATCCCAAGAGCGACCCCGAATGGCGTCgtggtggagaagaagaagaccaGGACTGCCTTCATCTTCATCTTGTATTCTGCCTACAAAACCACTCCAGTTTTCCATAATGAGAATGTTGTAATGAACTTGGTACTATCTAACTAACTTCTCTGCTATATAATTTCTTAATTATGTAACCTTTAATTACCTGGAGAATGCAACCACCAAGGCCCATTCCTTCAAACATTTGGTGGAAACAAAGGGCAGCCACCAGAGGTCTAATGGTGCAGGGGTTCTGAGATGCCCCCATTGATAGACCTATCACCACTGAGTGCACCACTATTCCCATCTCCAGAACCTGCACATCATAAAATGAATGAGAATAAGTTATGCTTAATAATCTAaggatattttctttaaaatattcctagtttCCTATCTCCATCTCTATTCTAATTAAGTCATCCAATTCTTTTTTCCAAGTTTCAAGGAAACTAGATCTACCCAAGCACATAAAAGTAAATGTTGACAAATGCAACATGGTAGCAGAGGACCAGTATACTATAGCTTGCTGCTCTCCCAAAACACCTCTAATCTCTCAAATCTAGAAGGTGAAGGCAGCATTGTTCCCATATCACTTGGTGCAACTGTCAAAGACTTGCCAACTTATCtagtataaataattattataaaaggaTGAGAGAGAATTATTTATTGCAAATAGGGTAGAGGCCTCATcatgattttttatataaaattatatcttgattaatcGTGCCCACCAATTTTATAAAGTTACTACTATTGATACTAGTGATCTAAGTTCGAATCATGCGCTGCATGGGGAACATGCAATGCATGGAGATTATTATATAAGTGGGCTATGTAACTTTGGAGCACGAGAGAACTAAATCTTTAATAGATGGCTGTTATCCCATCAATCATAATTATCTAAATTAATTGGATAAGTATAAAATATACTCCTCGTTTTCTCTCATTTAATCAGTTATTAAAAACTGAATATAAATGGATGTATTTGGTAAAATAAGAGTTTATTTATGGAGAAGTTTAAGAAGATGCCCTCGCTTATATACAAATGCCATACTACAAACATTTGCATTACCTATGGAACAGATAATATTATATTCTGCATAGTTTGCAATATGCATTACATATAGAACCCAAACGCTATAATCTATTCAGGGATCACATAGATTATAATGGTTGGTGATGACAGCTACACCTAGCagcatattatttaaaaaaaccaGAGTATAAATTAAATACCAAATAACGTCATGGTGTAACGTTATAATGGCTCATAGTGCTTATAGGTCATGGTCATTGTATACATCCATGATTGTCTCATCAGAAATATTCATTGAAGTCAGATCAGTTTGATGTTTGATTAGATCACCTCTGCGATATCTgtagttttaaattttaatataaggCTGAACAAATATTATCTTTTGTGTTTTGGTAAAACAAATATTATCTCTCACCATTGTCAAACAAAAAAATTGAGGAACAAAGAAATATACTATGGAAAGATAAACCATTGACCAAGCAGTTGATAGCTGCCTTGTCGTAGGCCATTTGCCTAAATGCCTTCCTTTTATTTAACAAAAATGCGAGGGGatgcaaaatatttaatattgatAAGACATCAATTataatctaatcaatttttatatatattgtaCGGATAGATTGTTTCCATCTTTCAAACACAAGACTTATAATATCACTGTATCAAAGCTCGCCCTCAATTGTTATTACTCTtattataatatcaaatatatcttggTTTATTTGAGTGATAATTGGTTTCTTGTGGTCCAGGTGATGGATCAAATTAGTTATATGTGACCAAACTTATAGCCCCTTGTTACATTACTGTCCATCAAAGATGTGCTTGTTCtaacttagaaaaaaaaaaaaaaaattttaaacccaTATTAAAGGGATAGATTTCTTTGAAATCGCTAATACAAATCTCAAGTTGGAGGCTATCAAGCATCTTCTAAAAGATCAAGAATTTTTTTAAGCTCCACCTAACAGATGGCCGACTAGCTACTAGCATTAGGATAAACTATTTCTTAATCTTTCCTCGCGATCTGCTACCCTACCAATTACCCCAGTCTAAGACATTTTTAATCACACACTTGTTCACAAACTTTGACCTACTAATAGCTAAAGATGGGGACAGGGCACACAAAGAGTTGACCTCCAAGACGAAGTACGGAGTAGTACACACAAAATTTGGCCAGGGGAAGATACAAAATTAGGCGAGGTGGGTCCCACAGCAGAAGGTGGACTccattaatttgaaatgatatggaTGGAAGTGACACCAAGGAACTGAAGTTCATAATTAATTCCGTAATTTTTGGGAGCCGTACAAGCTCATCAATTAACATGTACGATTTCATACatagaatccaaaaaaaaaaatttctctcaacgTGACAAGAAACTTGGAACTTCATTCCAAGAGGCCTGTCCCCTGAAGTGAACGATTGGTAGTCAAACAGAATGAATTTTTACCGCTAAACCACGTTGAAACTATGTCCATGGAattctttgataaaattttttacataattatcaaatattttatttatcaattttcataaatatatctatgttcgaatgattttatttatctaatttattaaaaaaaataataccaACTTTTTCTCTCATATTTGCTACCATGTGCAATTCTATACTGTATTGCATCATCATATTTTGGATCACACATGTCTAAGGATTGATTACgaaaatattgaatttgataatataataataataaaatatatacttTTCATCTTATTCATTCAAAACttaataatgatataaattttttaataaataatttaaaattatatttcaccATTTGAttcagattatattttttatataaaaaataattttttttataatatcaatcattaaattatataatatttttttaaaatttataaataataaaaattgaagtactttaaaatctatataaaatagaaTCTAACCGCTGATATTGTGAAAAACACCAATCATTTTTTCGCACGAAAGAAACAACCCGGACTTTTAATCATTATTATCTAAATCTATCATTGTACCTAGCTATATTAATTTAACCGGCTTTAAAAAGactttattttcttaaaaaaaaaaaagattttagtgACTTGTTACTAGCCAGTCTCACCTGCACGATGACGCGATTCCGACGCAGGGCCGTCTCCTCCCCTTCCTTCTCATCCTTGCCAAGCTGCGGCGGCCCGCAGTGGCCGTGGCCATGCGCGACCGGCACGGCGGCATTCATCGGGCTCTCGTGGTCGACGACCACGGCGGCGCCGCCCTTCTTCTGCCTGTTATAGAATGCAAGCATCAAGGAGTCCATCATTAGCGTCAGGATGGCCGACACCATGGCGATGAAGGTGGTGAACGGGAACTCGGACCACGGCTTCTCGGGGAGGCACGGCGACGTAAGGTTGTCGAAGGAGTCCGGGAGCACGTGCATGTAGCCGGTGGCGAGGATCACGCCGGACGCGAAGGCCTTCACAACCACGAAGAGGTTGCGGTCGGGACGGAGCGCCGGGACCGACCGGGAGAAGAGCGGGAGGCAGACGCCGATCACGCTGGAAACCAAGATGGTCGGGATTGCGATGACCTTCAGCCGGAGAGCCTCCGGCCGGTTGTAGCACTCGCCGCGGGATCTCGTGTCGCATCCGGATGGAGAGGAGGATTCCGGAGCGTTGGCGGCGGCGAGCGTAGAGGAggagtggaggaggaggaggaggatcagGGTGTGGAAGGTGGTGGAGGCCATGGTTTTGGAATTTTGGTATTTATTATTATTCCCTTCGTTTTGGAGTAGTTGTGTTGTTGTGTTTGGAGACTGGAGTTGTGGGGGGGGATGGATTTATAGGGTGGAATTGATGGTGACGTTCATGGGATGGGATGGATCGATGAAGGGTGTGTTCATGCTGCTTCTTGCTCTACCTGCCAGGGCGGTCGATTCTCTTCTATCCAAGCTATTGGAATTTTCTCAGCTTTGGTAATATCCaatattttatttgattagaaCATTAAAGCGAAAATCTTTTATTTTGGTTTAATATCCCTCCTGGCCGTATTGGATCTGGCGCGTACTGACATGGTGAAAATTGGAACACTTCGACGTAAGATGGAGGGCATTGGGACTTACACTTGTCCTCGGAGTTCTGTAAGAAGCCAAGCTATGGCCACGTGGGAGCACAAGGCTAGTGCTGATGTGGCTGCAAAGACCCTCTGTACGTGGGGTTTGGGTTGCATCTTTCGTGCGAAAGAATGGTCGGTCTAGTTTCATGATGTCGCCCATCACATTGTGGTCCATATAGCTCTCAAAgtattctaaattttttcatcctcCACCTATATAGTTTTTGAAGCCAACATTgcataattcaatgatgaaatcatattaaaaaaaataatcatgtatCAACACTTGAGAGCCATGCAATAGGCACCTTTTAGACTTTTCCTCTTCATTGGGGTTGCATCGAGGTTTGGCAAGCATATTCGGACGACCTTGTATGTGCACCATGCATAATTCTCAATAGCAATGTTTTATAGAGGGTTCGTTTtgtattttttgcataaaaaaatatttgttctttttttttttaaaatattgagtatACAATCATAATTTGCACAGATCTCAAAACATTCTATACTCTTCAATTATTTATCTGCACAAGTCTCAAAGGGGCATTGCATGATCCAACGATGATTTGTGTGAAAGAAAAGGAGAATCCTCCTTCCATTCAAAAGGGCCAACCCCTGTCCTTCTATAGaagtttgaaatattttatttaaaaacaaAATCACTCTACTTGCTAAAAGGTTAACTCAAAGCTTGGATCTGAGCATCAACAACTTGAGTCCAACACAAGCTGGAGTCATATCCGAGCAGTCCTATACAAAGCCGAGGCCGAGCAACTTATTACTTGTTCCATCTCGGTCTATTTGCTCTCCCAAATGTATTGTACTTAAAACTGGATTTATATAACCTATCCCACAGACTGAGATCATCACaactggttttttttttttttttttttttttttggcattttaGGTCTAAGAGGTTTGGCGCGTGCCAACCACACGAAGACCACAAGTTGGCTGGCTCCGTACACGTGCCGTACGGATTCGTCCCTTCGAAGCATTTGGGAGCCGAGAGTGACGGACGCAACCATGGAATTCGTtgacattgtttttttttttttcctcctccaaTACCATTGACAAATTTTAATGAAAATAATTCTGCCGACATTTGATGGAATAATTTGAGGGAATGGCGCCGAAGATGCTCTAGAGTTGCAAATGGTCAATCTTGATGCACATCGTTACAGAATTAGTTTATTAAAGTTAGGACTTAACTTTTACTGTGGAGCTTAATTTCCTTATGCAATTAaactattttgattttttttataaaaaaggcTGATACTTATTTTAAAGGAAAGGAGACAGAGACAAATATGGGTTTACAAATAGTCTCAAGGATAATAACAAAACATACCATAGATTTGGACAAAACTGTTTCAACGTagctgcgttggaggtccggaacttggatcaatcggtcgcgatggccgctctgaagggcggcctccaaaagaacgaccttctgttctccttggaaaagaagtaccccagaaatttcgccgatttgctggctcggaccgaaggatatgcccgagcggaagaagccttcaagatgaaggacgaagagaccgcaagagagcggcaggcgggagactcgagcaagcccgcagccggaaaagggccgagtgaagctcggccacgctctcgaactcctcccgggcatggACGCGCCCGGACTCCTCTccgagctcgtaaacagagaagcccggaccgtcgagttcgacgaggctctcctcccgggagattccacagctacgcccctctcaacgcatcgaaactcaagtactgatggaggtcagggaacaGCTCCCAAGGctgagaaggatgctagaggaggctggagctctcgggaaAGAAGAAGGGACCGAAGGACTCTCTCAGGCAGGGTGAAACCCCTAAAGAGgaagacgtgtttaaataggcaacaggacctGGAGCGattatgattgcggatctcctctgactgGCCTGTACCTGCCGCGTGTCTCACTCACTTTGACAGACTGTTGAAAACggctggcagctgacaaaataattattgcgctgtacctagagccacgccccagcaaaaatttcaaaaagaagaaaccttttccgaaaaggctccagtaccagtgtaccgagcgtcaaaatatctggcgacCGTTGAGTACGAAAACCGAGGAGAGCAACTTCGGTCGtgagaaattctctgtacttccttcattcgaaatccgaactcaaaagtagggggaccggTGTTGGGTGTAAAGTGCCCCCTCGGCCGAAGTCTGTAGAGGACTGATTCTTCGGGGctcctccggctcccgaccttgtacgtgacgcctctccgaactccctcggccgtccggacttcttcgacaatgggcctcagtgttcacccatcgggccgccccaaaggccctctgagcctcgctgttagccgtccttctacagcaatcgactacccccgaacttctttcgggcttcgtcagtaTCCGAGCTtttccgacaacgagatttctatagtaaccaggctccttccacatttctacggtggtcgaccaccttcaggattccagccgAGTTCCtacgatagccgaacttctaccgcgagcGGCCTACACCAAACTttcactacgagtggtctgccccgaactcctgctgcgagcagtctactccgaacccttacagcggacggcctacctcggatccctactataagcaaatcccatccgagcctctgctgtaaacatattccttccgaacttccattacaagtagacttcagccgagtttCTTCGTAGTCGGGTTCCGCGACAACCGattttcgatcgagcttctacaatgggacaggactcatcggccaggtcactactctgagctcccatgacaactgaccttcgatcgagtttctacaataagcggtctcctttcagccttctacaagaaccagacttcgatcgaacttccatagcggttggatattggatgagcttctacgacgatcgggctccagcagctggattcctacaatgaccgatcgcctccgatgtctgcccggactcctacgggagccgggctccgtccgcgatttcgacagcaaggaagacttcgcccggactcctacgggagccgggctccgtccgcgatttcggcagcaaggaagactccgcccggactcctacgggagccgggctccgtctgcgatttctatagcaaggaagactccgcccggactcctacgggagccgggctccatccgcgatttcggcagcaaggaagactccgtccggactcctacgggagccaggctccatccgtgatttctacagcaaggaagactccgcctggactcctacgggagccgggctccgtccgcgatttcggcagcaaggaagactccgtccggactcctacgggagtcgggctccgtccgcgagttctacagcaaggaagacttcgtccggactcctacgggagccgggctccgtccgcgatttcggcaacaaggaagacttcgcccggactcctacgggagccgggctccatcctcaacttcatctactggtaagccttgttcggactcctacgggggtcggacttcgccgttgattttaattgcaggaagacttcgcccggattcctacgggagccgggctccatcctcgactccaacggctgtagacagacttcgtccggactcctacgggagccggactccgcccacgaccccaactgcaagtagacttcgtccggactcctacggaagccagactccgtcttctagtccgactgcgggaagacctcgcccaaactcctacggatactggacctcgctaccaactccaaccgaacttcggccgacaagtctggaccccctggcaggccacagtaacggacaacactgctccactccctgcggcggaccctacacagctgctccattactccctggcgggccgtattaacggccacgattctgctccactccctgcggcggatcctgtgcgattccatcactccctgacgagtcacgacagcggacgccgctccactctccgtaactgattccacgtggcgagccacggcgatagccataatcccactccactaccctccgcaataaattcctcctggctctgggcggcccactaccagacggttacaggcgtcgctatcaatttgttgccctctctgtctataaaaggggaatcctagatacgttattccataagctctcatttttacctcaaaactctgctaaattctccgttcgagcactccattcttgttgaggcagagaactgacttgagcatcggagggtcttgccggagcaaccccacctccggtttagacttcttttgcaggtcccgacggcgaccgcgactcccccgactccagcttctccggcgcaaacgaatttttgcaccaacagatctcAATATTTCTGCTTTCTGCTGAAATCAAATTTATCCTTATGCTCAAATCAGTAaataggctctttattaaactGTGCTTGCTTTTATAGGCACAATATGAAAGCACTGATGGTTAGAGGGTCTATCATACATCATTTGGTATGAAGTTCCTGTCTGCTGTTGTTGAACTTCACGCAGACAAAGCTACAATTTGGTCACAGAACTATGGCTCACATTATAAGGCAATCATCCTTCATCGGCCACTGGAGCatatctttcttcttccttcttccttgacaCATTTTCCTTCATATCATCCGAAGTACTATTATAGGGAAAACCTAACCCATGAAGtatgatattatataaaatatgtgAAAGTCTGGTTGTTGTGTGCGTTGTGGGTTACGAAATTCAGACTTGACCTATACGCAGATATGCATGGGGATCCCAAAGTAGGTTGCAGGTTTACATATTTTTGAATTATAGATGAATGTTTTGGTAAAACCATATGATCCTACCAAAGTTATTGGACGCTTGATCAGTTATAACCTGGGAATCTCATGCTTTCCATCAGTGTTGAACGACTGTTTGTATCCTGAAAAATTTTTCAGGCAGTTCTGACTTGCTGAATTGAATCAAAGTCTTCTTTTCTAACTTGTTCTGTCCAGAGAATGAAGAGACCTACGATTTGTCGAGTTACATATTGTGGGAGGTAGGCATGAAAATTGAAacatcttttgtttctttctttccacAGACACCAACATCCCGTGGCAAGGAGCATATGTGGGCATTTGGCAGGAGCGTCTTCTGCTTCCCTATTGTTCTATAGTAGCTCTTGAGTATGTGGTACGTCATTGAAGCCGAGGATGGTTTGAAGTATTATCCAAACTTTTCTTGCGA
Coding sequences within it:
- the LOC105034950 gene encoding fe(2+) transport protein 1-like: MASTTFHTLILLLLLHSSSTLAAANAPESSSPSGCDTRSRGECYNRPEALRLKVIAIPTILVSSVIGVCLPLFSRSVPALRPDRNLFVVVKAFASGVILATGYMHVLPDSFDNLTSPCLPEKPWSEFPFTTFIAMVSAILTLMMDSLMLAFYNRQKKGGAAVVVDHESPMNAAVPVAHGHGHCGPPQLGKDEKEGEETALRRNRVIVQVLEMGIVVHSVVIGLSMGASQNPCTIRPLVAALCFHQMFEGMGLGGCILQAEYKMKMKAVLVFFFSTTTPFGVALGIALSNVYSDNSPTALIVVGILNACSAGLLNYTALVDLLAADFMGPKLQGNVKLQLAAYAAVLLGAGGMSFMSKWA